Proteins encoded by one window of Winogradskyella sp. PG-2:
- a CDS encoding GNAT family N-acetyltransferase, whose product MIKLIRTNSENEDFINLVKDLDSYLKITDGEEHDFYNQFNSIKTLKHAVVAYFKNQPVGCGAFKKLSQSSVEVKRMYTKEDARGIGVATEVLNELEHWAKEQNYTSTVLETGLRQTEAVQFYKKNAYQVIPNYGQYIGVKNSLCFEKKLKDEKR is encoded by the coding sequence ATGATAAAGCTGATTAGAACAAATTCTGAAAACGAAGACTTTATTAATCTTGTAAAAGATTTAGACTCTTATTTAAAAATAACTGATGGAGAAGAGCATGATTTTTACAATCAGTTTAATTCCATAAAAACCTTAAAGCATGCAGTAGTTGCTTATTTTAAAAATCAACCTGTCGGTTGCGGAGCATTTAAGAAATTATCTCAGTCTAGCGTAGAGGTAAAGCGGATGTACACTAAAGAAGATGCAAGAGGAATAGGCGTAGCAACAGAAGTTTTAAACGAATTAGAGCATTGGGCTAAGGAGCAAAACTATACGTCTACTGTTTTAGAAACTGGGCTTAGACAAACTGAAGCCGTTCAATTCTACAAAAAGAATGCCTATCAAGTTATTCCTAACTACGGACAATATATCGGTGTTAAAAATAGCTTGTGCTTTGAAAAAAAACTGAAAGATGAAAAAAGATAA
- a CDS encoding glycosyltransferase family 4 protein translates to MRLIQFTASNGWRGHEQKIIYLYEAFKTEGHVEDQWIVCPQDSELFRIATDKGMQVIPFEYKSEYSLSYAKAFKKLAEKKRASVIFIHSSKAHTIAVLSKFVFKSKVPLVLCRTLIKRVDTNFFRKWKYNYKGIKKIICVSQPVVESLKFAVKDHSRFTVIGSVTDINKFKKQEATGVLHNEFSIPKDYKLIGNIAEFTGFKDHYTWIDTVEILVKENKIKAKYILVGKGSMEQDIRDYVEEKGLSKNIIFTGFRRDIPEILPELDLFLFTSNNEPTGGVLLESYACKVPIVAADAGGISEVIVDGETGLLAKVGNAKDFAAKVTLLMNDNALQNKLTSNGYQYLLDNFTKSVIAKKMYNELAKHQLE, encoded by the coding sequence ATGCGATTAATACAATTTACAGCTTCCAATGGTTGGAGAGGTCACGAGCAAAAAATCATCTATTTATATGAAGCTTTTAAAACTGAAGGCCACGTTGAGGATCAATGGATTGTTTGCCCTCAAGATTCTGAATTATTTCGCATTGCAACAGATAAAGGAATGCAAGTCATTCCTTTTGAATATAAATCGGAATACAGCTTGTCTTATGCAAAGGCATTTAAAAAATTAGCTGAAAAAAAAAGAGCATCAGTTATTTTTATTCATAGCAGTAAGGCTCATACAATTGCAGTGCTTTCAAAATTTGTTTTTAAATCTAAAGTACCATTAGTACTTTGCCGAACCTTGATAAAACGTGTAGACACTAACTTTTTTAGAAAGTGGAAATACAACTATAAAGGCATTAAAAAAATTATTTGTGTATCACAGCCTGTAGTAGAGTCTTTAAAATTTGCAGTTAAAGACCATAGTAGGTTTACAGTAATTGGCAGCGTAACCGATATTAATAAGTTTAAAAAGCAAGAAGCAACAGGTGTGTTACATAATGAATTTAGTATTCCTAAAGATTATAAACTCATTGGAAACATTGCTGAATTCACAGGCTTCAAAGACCATTATACATGGATAGATACTGTTGAGATTCTTGTGAAAGAGAATAAAATTAAAGCCAAATACATACTTGTTGGTAAAGGAAGTATGGAACAAGATATTAGGGATTATGTTGAAGAAAAAGGGTTGAGTAAGAATATAATTTTTACTGGCTTTAGACGTGATATACCTGAAATTCTGCCAGAATTAGACTTATTTTTATTTACATCTAATAATGAGCCAACTGGAGGTGTTCTTTTAGAATCTTATGCTTGTAAAGTTCCTATAGTTGCTGCAGATGCTGGAGGTATATCTGAAGTTATCGTTGATGGTGAAACTGGTCTTTTAGCAAAAGTGGGCAATGCAAAAGATTTTGCTGCTAAAGTAACTTTATTAATGAATGATAATGCACTACAAAATAAGTTGACTTCTAATGGTTACCAATATCTTTTAGATAATTTTACAAAATCAGTTATCGCCAAAAAGATGTATAATGAATTAGCTAAGCATCAACTTGAATAG
- a CDS encoding glycosyltransferase, which translates to MFKHYLITRFNLKNKNWDVTKNNESLLTREWMTHRISLFENFCLPSVASQTNKEFCWLLFFDSTTDNDFKETFQLLLKPYPHFKAFFIDGMDAFHSSIKSYIDEDAKDTSYIITSRIDNDDCIHKDYIKTIQLQFQSQDFMAIDILKGYSLQVSPDIMLGKKEHIFNPFISLIEKNESPKTVWFSDHNMWKKESRRIEIANKRLWMSIIHEKNKVNEFDGYDNVNWDKVKSDFIVSKVIDTKVSKDIIPRKQWSYLSFKNKLYVNYVLISKKLKKALGLYKIK; encoded by the coding sequence ATGTTTAAACATTACCTAATTACACGTTTTAACCTAAAGAATAAAAATTGGGATGTAACTAAGAATAATGAATCGCTTTTAACGCGTGAATGGATGACACATCGTATTAGTCTATTCGAAAATTTCTGTTTACCATCTGTGGCAAGTCAAACCAACAAAGAATTTTGTTGGTTATTATTTTTTGATTCCACTACTGACAATGACTTTAAAGAAACGTTCCAATTATTATTAAAACCCTACCCTCATTTTAAAGCATTTTTTATAGACGGCATGGATGCATTTCATTCGTCTATTAAATCTTACATTGATGAGGATGCTAAAGATACCTCTTACATTATTACTTCTAGAATAGATAATGATGATTGTATTCATAAAGACTACATTAAAACGATTCAGCTACAATTTCAGTCGCAAGATTTTATGGCTATTGATATTCTAAAGGGCTATTCTTTACAAGTGTCACCAGATATTATGTTGGGAAAAAAAGAGCATATTTTTAATCCATTTATAAGTTTGATTGAAAAAAATGAAAGTCCAAAAACTGTTTGGTTTAGCGATCATAACATGTGGAAAAAAGAATCACGACGAATCGAAATTGCTAACAAGCGCTTATGGATGTCTATTATTCACGAAAAGAATAAAGTAAATGAATTTGATGGTTATGATAATGTAAATTGGGATAAAGTAAAATCAGACTTTATTGTTTCTAAAGTCATTGATACTAAAGTTTCAAAAGATATCATTCCTCGCAAACAATGGAGCTATTTGAGTTTTAAAAATAAACTCTATGTTAATTATGTTTTGATAAGTAAAAAGTTAAAAAAAGCTCTAGGTTTATATAAAATTAAGTAA
- a CDS encoding COX15/CtaA family protein: MKKDNKKVIYWLLIGCILIFIMVIVGGITRLTHSGLSISNYKLISGTIPPMNEIEWNEAFDLYKQYPEYQKLNYNMNLEEFKDIYFWEWIHRVIGRFIGLVFIIPFLYFLIRKQLTKSTIKKAVILLVMGGFQGFLGWYMVKSGLVDRPDVSHYRLAAHLTTAFLTFAYTFWVALDLIFPNKKEVKKKFRNFIRIGLVVLIIQIIYGAFVAGLDAGWIHNHWPFMNEGKFIHETVYIEQNPTYLNFLEGKSGVQFVHRTLAYVVVAFILAIWYKAKRMALASLQTKGINMLLIMVGVQFLLGILTLIYAVPVWLGVLHQVGAFILLSAMIFTLHRFSK, translated from the coding sequence ATGAAAAAAGATAATAAAAAAGTTATTTACTGGCTACTTATAGGTTGCATCTTAATTTTTATTATGGTAATTGTAGGTGGTATTACTAGGTTAACACATTCTGGTTTATCAATTTCTAATTATAAACTCATCTCTGGTACCATTCCACCAATGAATGAGATTGAATGGAATGAAGCTTTTGACCTCTACAAACAATATCCCGAGTATCAAAAACTGAATTACAATATGAATTTGGAAGAATTCAAAGATATTTATTTTTGGGAATGGATTCATCGTGTTATTGGTCGCTTTATTGGTTTAGTTTTCATTATTCCTTTTCTCTATTTTTTAATTCGAAAACAACTCACTAAATCCACTATTAAAAAAGCGGTTATTCTTTTGGTTATGGGAGGGTTTCAAGGTTTTTTAGGTTGGTACATGGTTAAAAGTGGCTTGGTAGATAGGCCAGATGTTAGTCATTATAGGCTCGCAGCTCATTTAACAACCGCATTCTTAACTTTTGCATATACATTTTGGGTCGCTTTAGATTTAATATTTCCAAATAAAAAAGAGGTTAAAAAGAAGTTTAGGAACTTTATAAGAATTGGCTTAGTTGTTTTAATAATTCAGATTATTTATGGTGCTTTTGTTGCTGGATTAGATGCTGGTTGGATTCATAACCATTGGCCCTTTATGAATGAAGGTAAATTTATTCATGAAACAGTTTACATAGAGCAAAATCCTACATATCTAAACTTTCTCGAAGGAAAGAGCGGTGTACAGTTTGTTCATAGAACACTAGCATATGTTGTTGTGGCGTTTATACTTGCTATTTGGTACAAAGCCAAAAGAATGGCATTAGCTTCGCTGCAGACAAAAGGCATTAATATGCTTTTAATAATGGTTGGTGTGCAATTTTTATTAGGTATTTTAACACTAATATATGCTGTCCCTGTTTGGCTTGGTGTATTACATCAAGTTGGAGCATTTATTTTACTCAGCGCTATGATTTTTACTCTACATCGATTCAGTAAATAA
- a CDS encoding CCA tRNA nucleotidyltransferase, which produces MNHKRAIKYNIFNIISQSAEELQIDCYVIGGFVRDYLLDRGDAKDIDIVAVGSGIELAKQVSKNIPNQPKVQIFKTYGTAMLRYDDIEIEFVGARKESYTEDSRNPVVENGTLKDDQNRRDFTINALALSLNKVNFGELLDPFSGIEDLDTGIIRTPLNPDITYSDDPLRMMRAIRFATQLNFKIEDTSLKAIADNKDRIKIITKERIVVELHKILESKTPSIGFILLEKTGLLEYILPELTALKGIDEIEGQRHKDNFYHTLEVVDNIAKTTDNLWLRWAALLHDIGKAPTKKFHKKIGWTFHAHEFVGSKMVYKLFKRLKMPLNDKMKFVQKMVFMSSRPIVLASDVTDSAVRRLVFDAGDYVDDLMTLCEADITTKNPKKFKKYHNNFQKVRDKIIEVEERDQIRNFQPPVTGEEIMKTFNLKPSKEIGIIKEAIKEAILEGEIPNEHEAAFKLMIEKGKDLGLKISEV; this is translated from the coding sequence ATGAATCATAAACGAGCTATAAAGTATAATATCTTTAATATCATTTCTCAATCTGCAGAAGAATTGCAAATAGACTGTTATGTTATTGGTGGTTTTGTTCGTGATTATTTATTAGATCGTGGAGATGCAAAGGATATTGATATTGTAGCTGTTGGTAGTGGTATAGAACTTGCAAAACAAGTTTCTAAAAACATACCTAACCAACCCAAAGTCCAAATCTTTAAAACCTACGGAACAGCGATGTTGCGTTATGATGATATTGAAATTGAATTTGTTGGTGCTCGCAAAGAAAGTTACACAGAAGACAGTAGAAACCCTGTTGTAGAAAATGGAACACTTAAAGATGATCAAAATCGACGTGACTTTACAATTAATGCGCTTGCCTTAAGTTTAAACAAAGTTAATTTCGGTGAACTTCTAGATCCTTTTAGTGGTATTGAAGATTTAGATACAGGTATTATTCGTACGCCTTTAAATCCAGATATCACCTATAGTGATGATCCTTTACGTATGATGCGTGCTATTCGATTTGCGACACAGTTAAACTTTAAAATTGAAGATACTTCTCTTAAAGCCATTGCTGATAATAAAGATCGAATTAAAATCATAACCAAAGAACGCATTGTTGTTGAACTTCATAAAATTTTAGAAAGTAAAACGCCTTCAATTGGTTTTATTCTGCTGGAAAAAACTGGCCTCTTAGAATATATACTTCCAGAATTAACAGCTTTAAAAGGCATTGATGAAATTGAAGGTCAGCGTCATAAAGATAATTTCTACCACACATTAGAAGTTGTAGACAATATTGCTAAAACTACTGATAACCTCTGGTTACGTTGGGCTGCTTTATTACACGATATAGGTAAAGCGCCAACTAAAAAGTTTCATAAAAAAATTGGTTGGACTTTTCATGCCCATGAATTTGTTGGATCTAAAATGGTTTACAAACTATTTAAAAGATTAAAAATGCCATTGAATGACAAAATGAAATTTGTACAGAAAATGGTATTTATGAGCTCGCGACCAATCGTATTAGCATCTGATGTTACAGATTCTGCAGTAAGACGTTTAGTCTTTGATGCTGGTGATTATGTTGATGATTTAATGACTTTATGCGAAGCAGATATTACAACAAAAAATCCTAAAAAGTTCAAGAAGTATCATAACAATTTTCAGAAAGTACGAGATAAAATTATTGAAGTTGAAGAACGTGATCAGATTCGTAATTTTCAACCACCTGTAACTGGTGAAGAGATTATGAAAACCTTCAATTTAAAACCTTCTAAGGAAATAGGTATCATTAAAGAAGCGATTAAAGAAGCCATTTTAGAGGGAGAAATACCGAATGAACATGAAGCTGCTTTTAAATTAATGATAGAAAAAGGAAAAGACCTAGGATTAAAAATAAGTGAAGTATGA
- a CDS encoding IS1096 element passenger TnpR family protein: MIYRFRVILDNNTEDDVFRDLEIREGDTMEDLHNIITQSFGFDGMEMASFYVSDDEWNQGEEIAMMDMSEAGNQVRMMNETNINDVVHEAATKLIYVYDFMNMWTFYVELGEIVEEAQGTDYPNLMYVHGQIPDEAPEKVFEAEEEESFNEFEDDLDVDDYSDLDFDENWN; the protein is encoded by the coding sequence ATGATATACAGATTTAGAGTTATCCTAGATAACAATACAGAAGATGATGTGTTTCGCGATTTAGAAATCCGAGAAGGAGACACAATGGAAGATTTACACAATATCATCACACAGTCTTTTGGTTTTGATGGTATGGAAATGGCATCTTTTTATGTTAGTGATGACGAATGGAATCAAGGTGAAGAAATTGCCATGATGGATATGAGTGAAGCTGGCAATCAGGTTAGGATGATGAACGAAACCAATATCAATGATGTTGTTCATGAAGCTGCTACAAAACTTATTTACGTCTATGATTTTATGAACATGTGGACCTTTTATGTTGAGCTAGGTGAAATCGTTGAAGAAGCTCAAGGTACAGATTATCCAAATCTTATGTATGTTCATGGTCAAATACCTGACGAAGCACCTGAAAAGGTTTTTGAAGCTGAAGAAGAAGAGAGTTTTAATGAGTTTGAAGACGATTTAGATGTTGACGATTATTCAGATTTAGACTTTGATGAAAATTGGAATTAA
- a CDS encoding ABC transporter ATP-binding protein, with the protein MEPILTINNLTKKFGYLTAVKDLSFTINKGNVYGILGPNGSGKSTTLGIVLNVVNKTNGDFHWFNGNTSTHDALKQVGAIIERPNFYPYMTAEQNLKLVCRIKDVDHSKILEKLEVVGLLDRKDHKFKTYSLGMKQRLAIASALLNDPEILILDEPTNGLDPQGIHQIRQIIKDIAANGTTILLASHLLDEVEKVCSHVVVLRKGEKLYSGRVDEMISSHGFFELKAEKHEELLDILEGYSNFGNIKVEDELITAFLNEPMSAPDFNKLMFDKGILLSHLVKRKESLEEQFLQLTDNLETNQKTA; encoded by the coding sequence TTGGAGCCAATCCTTACAATCAATAATCTAACGAAGAAGTTCGGCTATCTCACTGCCGTTAAAGATTTAAGTTTTACAATTAACAAAGGCAATGTATATGGCATTTTAGGACCTAATGGTAGTGGTAAATCCACAACTCTTGGTATTGTTCTAAATGTTGTTAACAAAACCAATGGAGACTTTCATTGGTTTAATGGTAACACCTCAACACACGATGCTTTAAAACAAGTTGGTGCTATTATAGAACGACCAAACTTTTATCCATATATGACTGCAGAACAGAACTTAAAATTAGTTTGCAGAATAAAAGATGTGGATCATAGTAAAATTTTAGAAAAACTAGAAGTCGTTGGTTTATTAGATAGAAAAGATCATAAATTCAAAACGTATTCATTAGGTATGAAACAACGTTTAGCTATCGCTTCCGCTCTACTTAATGATCCTGAAATATTAATTTTAGATGAACCAACAAATGGTTTAGACCCTCAAGGTATTCATCAAATACGTCAAATTATAAAAGATATTGCAGCAAATGGTACAACCATTCTTTTAGCTTCTCACCTATTGGATGAAGTTGAGAAAGTTTGTTCTCATGTTGTAGTATTGCGTAAAGGAGAAAAGCTATATTCTGGTCGAGTGGATGAAATGATAAGCAGCCATGGCTTTTTTGAATTAAAGGCTGAAAAGCACGAAGAGTTATTAGACATTTTAGAAGGGTATTCTAATTTTGGAAACATCAAAGTTGAAGATGAATTAATTACCGCATTTTTAAATGAACCTATGTCTGCACCAGATTTCAATAAATTAATGTTCGACAAAGGAATTCTGCTTTCGCATTTAGTAAAACGAAAAGAAAGTCTCGAAGAGCAATTCTTACAATTAACCGACAATTTAGAAACCAATCAAAAAACAGCATAA
- a CDS encoding ATP-grasp fold amidoligase family protein, with protein MNFLERKYYQLLSKFLNNKPNQVEAYLKTHFYLKNKRHLNLEQPKEFADKIQWLKLNLYKQDYQKYVDKFEVRDFIKEKIGEKYLNDLIEVYDNVEAINLNDLPNKFVLKGTHGSGYNIIVKDKAQLNWDDAKLKLKKYINTNYFNKYKEYIYKDIKPRIIAEKYLDQLDNDHIVDYKFMCFHGVPKYIHVKTFEDDRIKETYYTIDWKKIEPEAITQNHLKQTIEKPENFEEMVRLSKILSKDFIFIRVDLYAIGSKVYFGELTFFHKGGMKRNYIESLNKKMGNLIKLPIQVDA; from the coding sequence ATGAATTTTTTAGAGCGGAAGTATTATCAATTACTTTCTAAATTTTTGAATAATAAACCAAATCAAGTTGAAGCGTATTTAAAGACGCATTTTTACTTAAAAAATAAGAGACATTTAAATTTAGAACAACCTAAAGAATTTGCTGATAAAATACAATGGCTGAAGCTGAATCTCTATAAGCAAGACTATCAAAAATATGTTGATAAATTTGAAGTTCGAGATTTTATTAAAGAAAAAATAGGCGAAAAGTATTTAAATGATTTAATCGAAGTGTATGATAATGTAGAGGCTATTAATCTTAATGATTTGCCAAATAAATTTGTATTAAAAGGAACACATGGTTCAGGTTATAATATAATAGTCAAGGATAAGGCTCAACTTAATTGGGATGATGCGAAGTTAAAATTGAAAAAATACATCAACACTAATTATTTTAATAAGTACAAAGAATATATATATAAAGATATCAAGCCAAGAATTATAGCTGAAAAATATCTTGATCAGTTAGATAATGATCATATCGTTGATTATAAATTTATGTGCTTTCATGGTGTACCCAAATATATTCATGTTAAAACTTTTGAAGATGATAGAATAAAGGAAACTTATTATACTATTGATTGGAAAAAAATTGAACCTGAAGCTATTACTCAAAATCATTTAAAACAGACCATTGAAAAGCCTGAAAATTTTGAAGAGATGGTAAGATTATCAAAGATTTTATCTAAAGACTTTATCTTTATTAGAGTTGATTTGTATGCGATTGGATCTAAAGTTTATTTTGGTGAACTAACTTTTTTCCATAAAGGCGGTATGAAACGTAACTACATAGAGTCTTTAAATAAAAAAATGGGAAATTTAATAAAATTGCCTATTCAAGTTGATGCTTAG
- a CDS encoding ABC transporter permease — translation MLSLIKLELQKLWLNKVSRVLIFVSFILPFTVLVLSSIKINFFGFFTLELGELGIFNFPIIWHITTFFASYFKFFFAIVVVSMIGNEYSNKTLKQNLIDGLSKKEFILSKFYTIVFFSLCATVLIGLATFLIGLYYSSYTEASIIFREIEFLLAYFVKLVGFFSLCLFFGMLLKRSAFALGFLVIMYIFEWLVFWGAYEAFGSADTAFKVKNFMPLESMYKLIDQPIQRIVMTKFPEKTDIAYDYAVHWYEIAIVLGWTALFIFLSYRLLKKRDL, via the coding sequence ATGTTAAGTCTTATAAAATTAGAATTACAAAAACTTTGGCTCAATAAAGTGAGTCGCGTTTTAATTTTTGTATCATTTATTTTACCATTTACAGTTCTAGTATTATCGTCTATTAAGATTAATTTCTTTGGCTTCTTTACTTTAGAATTAGGAGAGCTTGGTATATTTAACTTTCCAATAATCTGGCATATAACAACCTTCTTTGCCTCTTATTTTAAATTTTTCTTTGCTATTGTAGTTGTAAGTATGATAGGAAATGAATACAGTAATAAAACTTTAAAACAGAACCTTATCGATGGTTTAAGTAAAAAGGAATTTATATTGTCGAAATTCTATACTATTGTATTCTTTTCTTTGTGTGCAACTGTATTAATTGGGTTGGCAACCTTCTTAATAGGACTATATTATTCAAGTTATACGGAAGCATCCATAATTTTTAGAGAAATTGAATTCTTACTTGCATATTTTGTAAAGTTAGTTGGCTTCTTTAGTTTATGTTTATTCTTTGGTATGTTATTGAAACGTTCTGCCTTTGCATTAGGTTTTCTAGTGATCATGTATATATTCGAGTGGCTTGTTTTCTGGGGGGCATATGAAGCTTTTGGTAGTGCGGATACTGCATTTAAAGTTAAAAACTTTATGCCTTTAGAATCGATGTATAAACTTATAGATCAACCTATTCAACGAATAGTAATGACCAAGTTTCCTGAAAAAACAGATATCGCATACGATTATGCTGTACATTGGTATGAGATTGCTATTGTTCTAGGTTGGACAGCACTTTTCATCTTTTTGTCTTATCGATTATTAAAAAAGAGAGATTTATAA